GACGGCTAAGGAAAATAACAACACCTGAAATATGAAGTAATATGGCAACGTGAACATTAAAGTTTGAAATTGTGTAATCATaaagagggttttttttcttccaaacatcatattttgataaataattcttgagaaatattttacataattaagacgatggtacatgtacagtgtattgtTATTTCAGTAAAAATAGAAGCAAATTATAGTATCAtatatcaatgtacatgtatttcaatgatTTCGAGAGgaagttaaaaatgaaatttaaaatgccCTCGATTTTAATATACAATGGTCATTAAAGAGAAATCGTTATCTAAgtagaaaaagtaaaatattccAGTGAGAGTTGTCTCTCTTATCAAATAGACGATAAACCTTAAAGACCAAGGTTTTAAACCGGCCAGTTTACTTCAGCAAGATTAGTAACTGATGGGCGGAAACGGTATATGGAAGTCAAAGAAAtggattaatataaataaacaaagtgAGATTAGTTTCATGATCCCGGGGCCACAAAAACTGAGACAATCTCACTTTTAAACCTAGTCTTATTATAGTCTCACTTTATGCTCGCTATACTTTCCTTATGTAATAAAAAGTCCCTTGTAAGTTTTATAGGCCGCAACATGCTATACAATGTTAATTATGTGTATCCGTGGTGTATCTTGTTTATCATTTATAGGGAATATACTATTGAcctatgaaaaataaaatttgaaagatCGTATTGATAACATGGCTGTATGCGAAATCCTGTCATGGATCACAAGGAAATATAGACTTTTTATGTTCACATTTAGTACTTTTTTATCAATACTCTTTCACTTGCCATAAATAAGAAGTTTACAGGACAggtagtttttaaaagaaatcagtAGGCCCTATCTGTTTATTAAAAAGATAACAAATCTATAATACCTATTCTCAAagttaagaaaatgaaattgataCCAAAACATATGGCTGCATTGAATTATTAATACGaacattatttttatgtaaaatcttGGCACGCGCAACTGCAGATCTTAATTATGTGTGCACATGAGAATTTgtgttagtttttattttgattaggaaatacattaaaagcatttaatggaaaaaatgaaaataatgataaaaattcgACAAATGAATTCGAAATAGTACTCACAAATGCACCGGTGTTTTTCCCCATTGTCTTAAGCTTTCTATTGCACAAAGACAGACCTAACGCCCAGGATAACTTATAAAGTCTGTTTGGAACAAAGATCTATGACGTAAACAAATCAGGCAGAATGCATCTATCACAAAGTTACAAGTACCTGTCGATGAATGATCGAGAGCAAAGTTCGATCGGTGGTATATATGTACTTCCTACCTGAGGTTAATCACTAAATCTACCTGAGGTTAATTACATTTACCTAGTATGTTAATGAATGCCGTGGACTACATTGCAACTATGTGTGCGCTCCACACCTCAGGTTTCATAAACTATTTGATGATAGGTCAATCCTAAAAACTCTATGGGTTGTGTTCTGTAATTAAGTTcagaggtggggggggggggggtaaaaaagCAATCAATAATGGTCATTTCTCTTCCTAACTTTATACCCCCCTTCCCCTTAGGAAAGCCTCCTCTATATTTGAACTTTTAACATCAACTATTGACACTTCTTGTTTATTGTATAcactttcattaatattcacaGCTAGGTGAAACTGTATCGGTTATTAATAAAACCAATATTGTATGTGTTAAACACTGTAAGTGTCCATATATTTGAACACCTTTTTCCGACTTAATATTTTGACTTTTCTTTGTGAATTTTCTacacaaactctctctctctctctctctctcattttaatattgttGCAAACGGGTGGACATTTGAATTGTCGCtccaggttttttttctaactGTTTCATTGGCTACGACAAGGAATTGATCAAGATAAGGTGGCCCGAGTAACTTACATAATAAGCATGTTGCAAAGAGGAAGAGGGGGGGAATGcacaatatacattttaatatatgattAATAGATCAAGAATCGAATCTTATTACCAGGACGCATGCATGatagtgcatgtacatgtaagtgttGATTTCCAAAATAAGGAACTCTTCCCTTCTTATAAGAAAGCATTTGTTTTTATCCATAGTATATATTAGGTTACATGTACGAGATAAAATTGTAACAATTAACTTCTTTTAAAACTACCATTCTGCCTTAAGACGtgtatttcacaatttttatttctgtttttcaGTTAACAGATTAGTtcttatatatcaaataaagttTGGTCAGCTATATCTaattaaatgtgtttaaaaaagatCAATGATCAACGTAGACATGACGACACACGACGACGGACCTTCCCCCCAACAATCGCAATAGGTCATTTTTGTGGTCCTAATGACCTGGAAACCCATTTAGGAGTATCCATCATCAAATTCGTCATAAAAGAACGTGAATTTAACGCCTCATTGATTGTTTAACTGTTAGTGGAAATAGAACTTGGGTCAAATACCGCTGATCCATCACCAtccttttattttattgtgGACTTGAAAACGTTAAATAATTAGTGACTTTTATTTGTTCCTTCAGAAATATGAAGGTAAGCTTTCttcttactacatgtagtatcttCTGCTACAGTTAAGTTCGTtcattcatgtaaaaagttttgGTTTGTaggatttataaaaaaaaatccttcaagATTTCCTATATATCCTGTATGGAATACTACCTTATCGACAATTTCTCCAACTGGACGTTTATCTTCAAAGCTTAAGTTTAATAGTGAAAAATATTAGAATAACTATAAACAAATGtggttttatattataataactCTAATCAATAGTCTATCAAACAGCATAATTACTATGTTTTTCAGTATCTACTTCTTAGACAGAtctgagttttaaaaaaacgtCGCCTTGAATACTGGCCTAATTATTCAGCACTGTGTTCGGATGTTATTAAAAGTcttacttatttatttacagACTCCGCATCGTCTATGCGTCTTTCTACTTGTCATCAGACTCCTTCATAGCACACCTGTCTCACGTGTGCTGAGAACCGACTGCAGGCACGGAGGAGGTGAGGGTGGGCGGGGCCGAAAAtcttactatacatgtatatgtagtcaGTTCGGTCAAATAAGTCTCGGGTGGGATGTCTATAACTGTGTGAATTGATAATCGTAAATATAGTGAACgagttgacatttttaaaaaaaaattagagggttgtgtatatttttttctgcaatgatcgttaccttcataacccgcctGAATCATCAAGGAAagcattttattctttatatttacatctttcctTTAACAGATTATTAAATTAATCGCAAAAAGTAGGTAGAGttaactaaattattgttaatgcaCTTCAGTACGTTCGATAAAAGAAGTAGCCAAGTCGTCTTATTTGGTTATTTGAGTCCGACATCataatgattatttcatgcaCTCCGTGATTTTACTTAGGTTGTtgaaggtttcgaccaatcgataaactggaTAGAACTGgattgtgtagattttagtccTGTCAGTATCTATAGCGCTGTGaattacgtaattaaggtttTCTTAAGATACTGTTAGATATTTGGAAAATGCAAACCTATATGCATGTAATAAAGGCCGACTCAGTACCTTTTAAACTTTTGAAATgattcaacatttttattttctctttcagTATCAACAAAACCGTTTTATATAGGAACGACACACTTACAGTGTATGCTGAAAACTGTTATAAACATGGCACTAAGTCCCCCCTTAAACGGAAGAAAACGAAGAGCTCTTCAAGTTCCGGAGATAGATATGTCGCATTCTTATCTGTCATACGAAAACGTGCTACTGGAATTTGGACTCAATGGTACGCGGATCGAGTACCAGGGTTATCCTATGTTTTCTGAGAGTTGTCCGTCGGCATATTTGCCTGTTCCAGCTGGGTTCTCTTATCTTTCTGTTGACTGCATAGTCAAGTGTGCAAAGAATTATCATATACAATTTGGAAATTACAAAATCTTCAGCAATAACTGTAATACATTCACCAATATAATGTCGGACATTTTGTGCCATGAAATCCGCTGTCCTTACTGGTGTAGATAATAAAGCTAATTTGTGTTTCTCTCGAATGAATAAACGAGtttcttaaatttgaaattaatatttacattgtatatattattaataggtatttttgaaaattgttaaaaaaatgtttattataagccattctctctctctctctctctctctctctctctctctctctctctctctctctgtgttgtCTATATAGTATAATATATCTTCTTAATTTTGGGTATTTATTGatgatatttaaaacttttatttagacACTAGCATATAAAAATGTTGCACTTTGCATCATATAACTGTAAGCACTGGTCCAAGGTTTTATTTCATTAAGATGTATTCCattaattttaaactaaaatatttgtaaGTCATATGAAGCAggtgtttaaaatttgattttacattCGTTACTTTCTTGAGgatttcaagtttttatgtaACAGTGATCACAAAgaagaaattcaattttttgttacgATAAACCACTGATACACGTCTTGAATATAAATTTCTGAGGAATTTTGgaatttgtttctttaaaacaaatgtgCTTGCTTTAGTTAGCAGATGTTTACTCTAAAATTATTTGAGCATagaatgtacaaaaaaaaaaccccaaaccaAAACCAAACCCTCCACCCCTCCAAgaaaaaaattttactttattttttaaactaccCTCCCCCCAATttgctttttataaaaaaagcttgccttattttttaaatcctaCCCACCTTCCAATTGcaaaacaaatagaaaaaaagccccccccccccctccacaccaaaaaccaaaacaaacacaaaaaacaacaacaaaaattaagaaattaacgAAACTAGCACAATTAATTGATTGTACATAGAGagtaatttaatttcttttcgtatgtaatttttattcttttaaatacatttaacattatgGCAAATTACAGAACATTACGCATGTTTAGTTAATCAGAAGTCTATGTCTATACCAATAAAAGTGAGTGCTAACATtttgaggattttttttaagaataaaaacaatggcgtgagataaatacatgtaaaagctaAAACTGTAAAAGTACATATTTTAAAGTAGAtctcttttttataaataattaagtattatatacaaaaatagaTGCAAGCGTATATGCTATTTTATGTTATCACTACATGCTGCACATGTGCATGCCTCTCAGACTATCGTTAATTATAATGTATCTATAATTGCGCTTGTTgagtttaaagtttattttcagCTGTCGATACTGTAGttctttttaattcaaatatacaTCTTCAGAAAACAACTGAGTTTTTACGGTGCATCtcttgtaagaaaaaaaaaacaaatatcgtTAGCTGCAATCTTCTTTGTTTCACATAGGCTACTTTGGCAAAGAACTTATCATGATTAACTACattataaattcttttttattacacggttttttaaaataccagCGCTGGTACAATACAGAGCCCATAAACGTGTTATACACGTATAGAGAGCATGTACACCGAAACCCTGTGGGGAGCCCCATTTACAGGTCAAAATGgatgaaaattgtaaacaagAGGGAGGATTATACATAACATAGTGAGGGATGACCAGGTAGAGCAGATATCCCATGTTTATCGAGCACCACAGGTAAATACAATTACAGCTTTATTGCACACTATAAAAGTGGCAGGCGATCTGTGCACTTTGGGAAATCCGCATAATCCCACGGAATCACGCCAGAACGGAGATAAACACGGAAAGAGACAGGAAGTGATAGAATTTATCAGCTCTAcaagattttcaaatttcaacagGATCTTTACAAGATCAGTCATGGAGAGTGCAGTCACGGACTTCTCTTTTAAACTCTATCAAGTTCTATGCGAAGGGGGTGGGAATCTGTTTATGTCACCCTACAGTGTATCGGCGGCTCTTATGTTAACGATGTTGGGCACCAAAGGGGAATCCGAGGAGCAGATAAAACAGGTATTGGGAGTAGCGGGAGTTCCTAACCCGCACCAGGCGTATCAGAAGCTACACGCCACCCTGACAGGAAAGTCCAAGGACGGAGCAAAGCTCGCCATAGCCAACCGGATATTTTCCAAACTCGGTCTGGAGATTAAAGAGTCGTATAAAAAGGAATCGCTGGACTATTACAACAGTGAAATAGAATTGTTGGATTTTGTGGGAAACCCGGAAGAGTCGAGAACTCGAATCAACACCTGGGTTGAGGACCAGaccaacaataaaatcaaggaTTTGATTCCAGAGGGAGGGATTAATTCCCTTTCGTTAATTGTTCTAACCAATGCTATTTACTTCAAAGGGGATTGGGAAAATGCATTCAAGGCCTCGAATACAAAGAGCGAACTATTTCGAGTATCCGAGACAGAGTCGGGCACGGTTGAAATGATGAATATGAAAAAGGAAAAGTGGCTAATTGGTATGTCCAAATCACTGGATTGCCAAGTTCTGGATCTTCCATACAAAGGGGGAGAACTAAGTATGCTAATCGTTCTTCCGAACAAGGTTGACGGATTGTCGTCATTGGAATCAAGCTTGTCGGCTGACACGTTTCGGGAACTAACAAAGGAAATGTACCGCGAGGATGTCATTGTCTCCATACCGAAATTCAAACTAGAAAGCTCGTTTCAACTGGATAAAGTTCTTGGTGGGATGGGAATCACCGATATCTTTTCCAGAAAAGCCGACTTTGGCGGCATGATGGAAAACCCGCCAGATGGCACTTATGTATCCGACGTCATTCACAAAGCGTTTGTTGAGGTCAACGAGGAGGGCACGGAAGCCGCCGCTGCTACAGCAGTAATGATGAGACTGATGTGCATGCCGCTAGAACCAATAGTATTTAAAGCGGACCACCCCTTCCTTTTCCTGATCAGAGAAAATTCGACCGGAACTGTATTGTTTATCGGTCGCTTCTTGAAACCAACCAACTAATATCTTCAAATgtaaaccataatttttaattctattatcaaaattaattgtaataatacatgatCTTGTATAAATTGCTTATAGCTTTCAATGTttgacatgtacatttaatttgttataagtGTTTTCACATATATTTTGTACTATGActtatttattatattcattgcAATACAAGGCAAGGTTGGACAACTCCATTTCCTGAAGTAAACTGTAAACACATACAGCTGATAAAGAAGTAACCAATAGTTTTAGAAAAACTGGTATAAACATGGCTCTAAACGGAAGAATACGAAGAGCTCCTCAAGTTCCGGAGATAGATATGTCGCATTCGTATTTATCATACGAAAACGTGTTACTGGAATTTGGACTCAATGGTCCCCGGATCGAGTACCGGAGTTATCCTATGTTTTCTGAGAGTTGTCCGTCGGCATATTTGCCTGTTCCAGCTGGGTTCTCTTATCTTTTTGTTGACTGCATAGTGAAGTTTGCAAAGAATTATCATATACAATTTGGAAATTACAAAATCTGTAAATTCATCAATATAATGTCGGACATATTGTGCCATGAAATCCGCTGTCCTTACTGTTGTAGATAATAAAGCTGATTTGTGTTTCTCTCGAATGAATAAACgcatttcttaaatttaaaattaatatttacattgtatatattattaatagGTATTTTTTAAGATTGTTGATATAATGTTGATTATATACTAGTagtcattctctctctctctctctctctctctctctctctctcttgtctatataatataatatataatcttaattttaggtatttattaataatatttaaaacttttatttagacACAAGCATATAAAAATGTTGCACTTtgcatcatatacatgtaagcacTGGTCCCAGGTTTTACTTCATTAAGATGTATTCCattaattttaaactaaaatatttgtaaGTCATAAGAAGCAGGTGTTCAGAATTTGATTTTACATTCGttactttctttagaaagtttTTATGTAACGATGATCATGAAGaaagaattcaatttttgtgtcttgaatataaatttctgagaaattttgaaatttgtttcttACAAACAAATATGCTTGCTTTAATAAGCAGATGTTTACTCTAAAATTGTTTGAGCATAGAATGtaccaaataaaaaacaaaccaaagccaaaccctccccctcccccccacccccccaaaaaaatcttgccttatttttttaaaccctACCCCCTCCGATtgctttatatataaaaaaagctTGCCTTATTTTTTAAACCCTATCCCCTTCCAAAacaaagagagaaaaaagacacccccccccaacccaaaaacaaaaaacaaaagaaaaacaataacaacaacaaaaattaagaaattaacgAAACTAGCACAATTAATTGATTGTACAAGTgagtgttttgaattttttttcgtacacaattttttttcttttattcattaaacattATTGCAAATTAAAGAACATTAAGCATGTTTAGTTAATCAGAAGTCTATATCTATCCCAATAAAAGTGAGTGCTAACAttttgaggatttttttttaaggataaaAACAATGGCGtgagataaatacatgtaaaagctaAAACTGCaaaagtaaatgttttaaagtagatctccttttataaataataaagtatcatatacaaaaaaaaaaatcagctgtcgatactgtagttttttttattcaaatatacatctttacaaaacaattgaatttttaCGGCATCtcttgtaagaaaaaaaaaacaaatatcgtTAGCCGCAATCTTCTTTGTTTCACATAGTCTACTTTTGCAAAGAACTTATAATGATTAACTACattataaattcttttttattatacactttttaaaataccaACGCTGTACAGTACTGGGCACATAAACGTGTTATGCACGTTTAGAGAGCATGTACACCGAAACCCTGTGGGGAGCCCCATTTACAGGgatgaaaattgtaaacaagAAGGAGGATTATAAATAAGATAGTGAGGGATGACCAGGTAGTGCAGGTAGCACTTGTTTATCGAGCAACACAGGTTAATAAAATTACAGCTTGATTGCACACTATAcatgcacgtagcatcgtttttgaaagtgcggggggggggggggcagactcatccaaaaaatcttgacaagcaaaaaaaaaaaaggaaatcggggggggggggggggggggctggcgtagtatataatttctatttcaatcctaattttcttattttcatatcaattttttaattttttacatcctccaaaaaaagtgggggtggggggggggcaactccatgttaattcaattttttatatgtaaattttaaaaaaattgttgctgcgagaaaaagtggggggagggggcagcccccccccccggctccccctgatgctacgtgcctgctataaacaggtcgggtacactaccttatatggatagcattatttaacacgtgacagtattttcggcaaacagattctccaatccagtgaatgagttgcaatgcatgacggtctataacgtgtttacgattcaacaaacgcacgtggtatttgtctgttttatacacaatatttaattgcttgccggaatgtttgtacgtcttgatttttacttaagaaggtaaaaaaggaaaggttacgtaccattaactttgttccatgctaacattaaatttttttgttgttttagttgattaattgttgcttcaaaaatgatcagtatcaaaggactgacaaacatacgcatacaagtacaaacatatGTTGATAAGAAAAAACCCCATCACATTTGTGTattggtgactttatcattatgcactagaaataaatacaggtaactgtacatttttaacatacgtgaatagctgcggtagtagaaatgcacaaatatacaaacgcagAAGCGCAAGCTATATGCAGCATAAAGTAGTTTGTTcgttaagcattctgatgaatgtccctgaagaaaatatcaacgcgcGTTCTACTAATGTTGTCCCAAATATGGGGGATCACGTGAAAAAAAACAGTACTCACTGCTTTTAATTCAATAGGACGTACCTCTTTTGAACAAtgacaatggggtatttaaataggttgatataagtcctcatatgcaatatttttttaaatgtgagcatagaaattgaagttcagacataattgtcTATATTACTTTcgtaaattctgaaaaataattcaaaatgagtttccaaaggacaatgcaaaatggtatatattttaaatagactttgtatatactgaaacttgtagtagcacacaatgccttgcaactcattcacctgattggcttgtcgataaaagtaaacagatgcctaatttagtatgcaaatttatgccgacgtcacaaaatatagtggtaTCGACCTGATAAAAGTGGCAGACGATCTGTGCACTTTGCAAAATCCACATAATCCCACGGAATCACGCCAGAACGGAGATAAACACGGAAAGAGACAGGAAGTGATAGAATTTACCGGCTCTAGAAGATTTTCTAATTTCAACTCGATCTTTTCAAGATCAGTCATGGAGAGTGCAGTCACAAACTTCGCTTTTAAACTTTATCCAGTTCTATGCGAAGGGGATGGGAATCTGTTTATGTCACCCTACAGTGTATCGGCGGCTCTTATGTTAACGATGTTGGGCGCCAAAGGGGAATCCGAGGAGCAGATAAAACAGGTATTGGGAGTAGCGGGGGTTCCTAACCCGCACCAGGCGTATCAAAAGCTACACGCCACCCTGACGGGAAAGTCCAAGGACGGGGCAAAGCTCGCAATAGCCAACCGGATATTTTCCAAACTCGGTCTGGAGATTAAAGAGTCGTATAAAAAGGAATCGCTGGACTATTACAACAGCGAAATAGAATTGTTGGATTTTGTGGGAAACCCGGAAGGGTCAAGAACTCGAATCAACACCTGGGTTGAAGACCAgacaaacaataaaatcaaggaTTTGATTCCAGAGGGAGTAATTAACTCCCTTTCGTTAATTGTTCTAACCAATGCTATTTACTTCAAAGGGGATTGGGAAAATGCATTCAAGGCCTCGAATACAAAGAGCGAACCATTTCGAATATCCGAGACAGAGTCGGG
This is a stretch of genomic DNA from Crassostrea angulata isolate pt1a10 chromosome 4, ASM2561291v2, whole genome shotgun sequence. It encodes these proteins:
- the LOC128180369 gene encoding leukocyte elastase inhibitor-like, whose amino-acid sequence is MESAVTDFSFKLYQVLCEGGGNLFMSPYSVSAALMLTMLGTKGESEEQIKQVLGVAGVPNPHQAYQKLHATLTGKSKDGAKLAIANRIFSKLGLEIKESYKKESLDYYNSEIELLDFVGNPEESRTRINTWVEDQTNNKIKDLIPEGGINSLSLIVLTNAIYFKGDWENAFKASNTKSELFRVSETESGTVEMMNMKKEKWLIGMSKSLDCQVLDLPYKGGELSMLIVLPNKVDGLSSLESSLSADTFRELTKEMYREDVIVSIPKFKLESSFQLDKVLGGMGITDIFSRKADFGGMMENPPDGTYVSDVIHKAFVEVNEEGTEAAAATAVMMRLMCMPLEPIVFKADHPFLFLIRENSTGTVLFIGRFLKPTN
- the LOC128180370 gene encoding leukocyte elastase inhibitor-like, producing the protein MESAVTNFAFKLYPVLCEGDGNLFMSPYSVSAALMLTMLGAKGESEEQIKQVLGVAGVPNPHQAYQKLHATLTGKSKDGAKLAIANRIFSKLGLEIKESYKKESLDYYNSEIELLDFVGNPEGSRTRINTWVEDQTNNKIKDLIPEGVINSLSLIVLTNAIYFKGDWENAFKASNTKSEPFRISETESGTVEMMNMEKEKWLIGMSKSLDCQVLDLPYKGGELSMLIILPNKVDGLSSLESSLSADTFRELTKEMYREDVIVSIPKFKLESSFQLDKVLGGMGITDIFSSKADFGAMMKTPPDGTYVSDVIHKAFVEVNEESTEAAAATAIIEKLLCMPPEPKVFKADHPFLFLIRESSTGTVLFIGRFLKPTN